The Lagenorhynchus albirostris chromosome 6, mLagAlb1.1, whole genome shotgun sequence genome includes a window with the following:
- the GMPPA gene encoding mannose-1-phosphate guanyltransferase alpha isoform X7: MLKAVILIGGPQKGTRFRPLSFEVPKPLFPVAGVPMIQHHIEACAQVAGMQEILLIGFYQPDEPLTRFLEAAQQEFNLPIRYLQEFAPLGTGGGLYHFRDQILAGGPEAFFVLNADVCSDFPLSTMLDVHRHQPHPFLLLGTTANRTQSLNYGCIVENPQTHEVLHYVEKPSTFVSDIINCGIYLFSPEALKPLRDVFQRNQQDGQLCLPLGEDSSGLWPGAGTIRLEQDVFSALAGQGQIYVHLTDGIWSQIKSAGSALYASRLYLSQYQLTHPERLAKHTPGGPRIRAGPQRLHRGGGDHGRGCAAPREHCPPWSHTAGCRVRIPAEVLILNSIVLPHKELSRSFTNQIIL; this comes from the exons ATGCTCAAAGCTGTGATCCTGATTGGAGGCCCTCAAAAGG gGACTCGCTTCAGGCCTTTGTCCTTTGAGGTGCCCAAACCACTCTTTCCTGTGGCGGGGGTCCCTATGATCCAGCACCACATTGAGGCTTGTGCCCAG GTCGCTGGGATGCAGGAGATTCTGCTCATTGGCTTCTACCAACCTGATGAGCCCCTTACCCGGTTCCTGGAAGCTGCCCAGCAGGAGTTTAATCTTCCGATCAG GTACCTGCAAGAATTTGCCCCCCTGGGCACAGGGGGTGGTCTCTACCATTTCCGGGACCAAATTCTGGCTGGAGGCCCCGAAGCCTTCTTCGTGCTCAACGCTGACGTCTGCTCCGACTTCCCCTTGAGCACTATGTTGGACGTCCACAGACACCAGCCGCACCCTTTCTTGCTCCTTGGCACCACG GCTAACAGGACACAATCCCTCAACTATGGCTGCATCGTAGAGAATCCACAGACGCATGAG gtccTGCACTATGTGGAGAAACCCAGCACTTTTGTCAGTGACATCATCAACTGTGGCATCTACCTCTTTTCCCCGGAAGCCCTGAAGCCCCTTCGGGATGTCTTCCAGCGTAATCAGCAGGATGGGCAACT CTGCCTTCCTCTGGG GGAGGACTCGTCAGGCTTGTGGCCTGGGGCAGGTACCATCCGCCTGGAGCAGGATGTGTTCTCCGCCCTGGCCGGGCAGGGCCAGATCTATGTGCACCTCACTGACGGCATCTGGAGTCAGATCAAGTCTGCAGG CTCAGCCCTCTATGCTTCCCGCCTCTATCTGAGCCAGTACCAGCTCACTCACCCAGAACGCCTGGCCAAGCACACCCCAGGGGGTCCACGGATTCGAG CTGGGCCCCAACGTCTCCATCGGGGAGGGGGTGACCATGGGCGAGGGTGTGCGGCTCCGAGAGAGCATTGTCCTCCATGGAGCCACACTGCAG GCTGCCGCGTCCGGATCCCCGCCGAGGTGCTCATACTGAACTCGATTGTTCTGCCACACAAGGAGCTGAGCCGCAGCTTCACCAACCAGATCATCCTCTGA
- the GMPPA gene encoding mannose-1-phosphate guanyltransferase alpha isoform X1: protein MLKAVILIGGPQKGTRFRPLSFEVPKPLFPVAGVPMIQHHIEACAQVAGMQEILLIGFYQPDEPLTRFLEAAQQEFNLPIRYLQEFAPLGTGGGLYHFRDQILAGGPEAFFVLNADVCSDFPLSTMLDVHRHQPHPFLLLGTTANRTQSLNYGCIVENPQTHEVLHYVEKPSTFVSDIINCGIYLFSPEALKPLRDVFQRNQQDGQLCLPLGEDSSGLWPGAGTIRLEQDVFSALAGQGQIYVHLTDGIWSQIKSAGSALYASRLYLSQYQLTHPERLAKHTPGGPRIRDPEVKSQSLPSLNQMWFGVFAPRSSLLLLGNVYIHPTAKVAPSAVLGPNVSIGEGVTMGEGVRLRESIVLHGATLQEHTCVLHSIVGWGSTIGRWARVEGTPNDPNPNDPRAHMDSESLFKDGKLLPAITILGCRVRIPAEVLILNSIVLPHKELSRSFTNQIIL from the exons ATGCTCAAAGCTGTGATCCTGATTGGAGGCCCTCAAAAGG gGACTCGCTTCAGGCCTTTGTCCTTTGAGGTGCCCAAACCACTCTTTCCTGTGGCGGGGGTCCCTATGATCCAGCACCACATTGAGGCTTGTGCCCAG GTCGCTGGGATGCAGGAGATTCTGCTCATTGGCTTCTACCAACCTGATGAGCCCCTTACCCGGTTCCTGGAAGCTGCCCAGCAGGAGTTTAATCTTCCGATCAG GTACCTGCAAGAATTTGCCCCCCTGGGCACAGGGGGTGGTCTCTACCATTTCCGGGACCAAATTCTGGCTGGAGGCCCCGAAGCCTTCTTCGTGCTCAACGCTGACGTCTGCTCCGACTTCCCCTTGAGCACTATGTTGGACGTCCACAGACACCAGCCGCACCCTTTCTTGCTCCTTGGCACCACG GCTAACAGGACACAATCCCTCAACTATGGCTGCATCGTAGAGAATCCACAGACGCATGAG gtccTGCACTATGTGGAGAAACCCAGCACTTTTGTCAGTGACATCATCAACTGTGGCATCTACCTCTTTTCCCCGGAAGCCCTGAAGCCCCTTCGGGATGTCTTCCAGCGTAATCAGCAGGATGGGCAACT CTGCCTTCCTCTGGG GGAGGACTCGTCAGGCTTGTGGCCTGGGGCAGGTACCATCCGCCTGGAGCAGGATGTGTTCTCCGCCCTGGCCGGGCAGGGCCAGATCTATGTGCACCTCACTGACGGCATCTGGAGTCAGATCAAGTCTGCAGG CTCAGCCCTCTATGCTTCCCGCCTCTATCTGAGCCAGTACCAGCTCACTCACCCAGAACGCCTGGCCAAGCACACCCCAGGGGGTCCACGGATTCGAG ATCCAGAGGTGAAGTCTCAGTCCCTGCCCTCCCTGAACCAGATGTGGTTTGGGGTATTTGCCCCCAGGTCCTCTCTTCTGCTTCTAGGAAACGTTTACATCCACCCAACAGCTAAGGTGGCCCCGTCTGCTGTG CTGGGCCCCAACGTCTCCATCGGGGAGGGGGTGACCATGGGCGAGGGTGTGCGGCTCCGAGAGAGCATTGTCCTCCATGGAGCCACACTGCAG GAGCACACGTGTGTTCTGCACAGCATCGTGGGCTGGGGGAGCACCATAGGGCGCTGGGCCCGCGTGGAGGGTACCCCCAATGACCCCAATCCCAACGACCCCCGAGCCCACATGGACAGTGAGAGCCTGTTCAAGGATGGGAAGCTGCTCCCTGCTATTACCATCCTAG GCTGCCGCGTCCGGATCCCCGCCGAGGTGCTCATACTGAACTCGATTGTTCTGCCACACAAGGAGCTGAGCCGCAGCTTCACCAACCAGATCATCCTCTGA
- the GMPPA gene encoding mannose-1-phosphate guanyltransferase alpha isoform X3, giving the protein MLKAVILIGGPQKGTRFRPLSFEVPKPLFPVAGVPMIQHHIEACAQVAGMQEILLIGFYQPDEPLTRFLEAAQQEFNLPIRYLQEFAPLGTGGGLYHFRDQILAGGPEAFFVLNADVCSDFPLSTMLDVHRHQPHPFLLLGTTANRTQSLNYGCIVENPQTHEVLHYVEKPSTFVSDIINCGIYLFSPEALKPLRDVFQRNQQDGQLCLPLGEDSSGLWPGAGTIRLEQDVFSALAGQGQIYVHLTDGIWSQIKSAGSALYASRLYLSQYQLTHPERLAKHTPGGPRIRGNVYIHPTAKVAPSAVLGPNVSIGEGVTMGEGVRLRESIVLHGATLQEHTCVLHSIVGWGSTIGRWARVEGTPNDPNPNDPRAHMDSESLFKDGKLLPAITILGCRVRIPAEVLILNSIVLPHKELSRSFTNQIIL; this is encoded by the exons ATGCTCAAAGCTGTGATCCTGATTGGAGGCCCTCAAAAGG gGACTCGCTTCAGGCCTTTGTCCTTTGAGGTGCCCAAACCACTCTTTCCTGTGGCGGGGGTCCCTATGATCCAGCACCACATTGAGGCTTGTGCCCAG GTCGCTGGGATGCAGGAGATTCTGCTCATTGGCTTCTACCAACCTGATGAGCCCCTTACCCGGTTCCTGGAAGCTGCCCAGCAGGAGTTTAATCTTCCGATCAG GTACCTGCAAGAATTTGCCCCCCTGGGCACAGGGGGTGGTCTCTACCATTTCCGGGACCAAATTCTGGCTGGAGGCCCCGAAGCCTTCTTCGTGCTCAACGCTGACGTCTGCTCCGACTTCCCCTTGAGCACTATGTTGGACGTCCACAGACACCAGCCGCACCCTTTCTTGCTCCTTGGCACCACG GCTAACAGGACACAATCCCTCAACTATGGCTGCATCGTAGAGAATCCACAGACGCATGAG gtccTGCACTATGTGGAGAAACCCAGCACTTTTGTCAGTGACATCATCAACTGTGGCATCTACCTCTTTTCCCCGGAAGCCCTGAAGCCCCTTCGGGATGTCTTCCAGCGTAATCAGCAGGATGGGCAACT CTGCCTTCCTCTGGG GGAGGACTCGTCAGGCTTGTGGCCTGGGGCAGGTACCATCCGCCTGGAGCAGGATGTGTTCTCCGCCCTGGCCGGGCAGGGCCAGATCTATGTGCACCTCACTGACGGCATCTGGAGTCAGATCAAGTCTGCAGG CTCAGCCCTCTATGCTTCCCGCCTCTATCTGAGCCAGTACCAGCTCACTCACCCAGAACGCCTGGCCAAGCACACCCCAGGGGGTCCACGGATTCGAG GAAACGTTTACATCCACCCAACAGCTAAGGTGGCCCCGTCTGCTGTG CTGGGCCCCAACGTCTCCATCGGGGAGGGGGTGACCATGGGCGAGGGTGTGCGGCTCCGAGAGAGCATTGTCCTCCATGGAGCCACACTGCAG GAGCACACGTGTGTTCTGCACAGCATCGTGGGCTGGGGGAGCACCATAGGGCGCTGGGCCCGCGTGGAGGGTACCCCCAATGACCCCAATCCCAACGACCCCCGAGCCCACATGGACAGTGAGAGCCTGTTCAAGGATGGGAAGCTGCTCCCTGCTATTACCATCCTAG GCTGCCGCGTCCGGATCCCCGCCGAGGTGCTCATACTGAACTCGATTGTTCTGCCACACAAGGAGCTGAGCCGCAGCTTCACCAACCAGATCATCCTCTGA
- the GMPPA gene encoding mannose-1-phosphate guanyltransferase alpha isoform X4, with product MLKAVILIGGPQKGTRFRPLSFEVPKPLFPVAGVPMIQHHIEACAQVAGMQEILLIGFYQPDEPLTRFLEAAQQEFNLPIRYLQEFAPLGTGGGLYHFRDQILAGGPEAFFVLNADVCSDFPLSTMLDVHRHQPHPFLLLGTTANRTQSLNYGCIVENPQTHEVLHYVEKPSTFVSDIINCGIYLFSPEALKPLRDVFQRNQQDGQLEDSSGLWPGAGTIRLEQDVFSALAGQGQIYVHLTDGIWSQIKSAGSALYASRLYLSQYQLTHPERLAKHTPGGPRIRGNVYIHPTAKVAPSAVLGPNVSIGEGVTMGEGVRLRESIVLHGATLQEHTCVLHSIVGWGSTIGRWARVEGTPNDPNPNDPRAHMDSESLFKDGKLLPAITILGCRVRIPAEVLILNSIVLPHKELSRSFTNQIIL from the exons ATGCTCAAAGCTGTGATCCTGATTGGAGGCCCTCAAAAGG gGACTCGCTTCAGGCCTTTGTCCTTTGAGGTGCCCAAACCACTCTTTCCTGTGGCGGGGGTCCCTATGATCCAGCACCACATTGAGGCTTGTGCCCAG GTCGCTGGGATGCAGGAGATTCTGCTCATTGGCTTCTACCAACCTGATGAGCCCCTTACCCGGTTCCTGGAAGCTGCCCAGCAGGAGTTTAATCTTCCGATCAG GTACCTGCAAGAATTTGCCCCCCTGGGCACAGGGGGTGGTCTCTACCATTTCCGGGACCAAATTCTGGCTGGAGGCCCCGAAGCCTTCTTCGTGCTCAACGCTGACGTCTGCTCCGACTTCCCCTTGAGCACTATGTTGGACGTCCACAGACACCAGCCGCACCCTTTCTTGCTCCTTGGCACCACG GCTAACAGGACACAATCCCTCAACTATGGCTGCATCGTAGAGAATCCACAGACGCATGAG gtccTGCACTATGTGGAGAAACCCAGCACTTTTGTCAGTGACATCATCAACTGTGGCATCTACCTCTTTTCCCCGGAAGCCCTGAAGCCCCTTCGGGATGTCTTCCAGCGTAATCAGCAGGATGGGCAACT GGAGGACTCGTCAGGCTTGTGGCCTGGGGCAGGTACCATCCGCCTGGAGCAGGATGTGTTCTCCGCCCTGGCCGGGCAGGGCCAGATCTATGTGCACCTCACTGACGGCATCTGGAGTCAGATCAAGTCTGCAGG CTCAGCCCTCTATGCTTCCCGCCTCTATCTGAGCCAGTACCAGCTCACTCACCCAGAACGCCTGGCCAAGCACACCCCAGGGGGTCCACGGATTCGAG GAAACGTTTACATCCACCCAACAGCTAAGGTGGCCCCGTCTGCTGTG CTGGGCCCCAACGTCTCCATCGGGGAGGGGGTGACCATGGGCGAGGGTGTGCGGCTCCGAGAGAGCATTGTCCTCCATGGAGCCACACTGCAG GAGCACACGTGTGTTCTGCACAGCATCGTGGGCTGGGGGAGCACCATAGGGCGCTGGGCCCGCGTGGAGGGTACCCCCAATGACCCCAATCCCAACGACCCCCGAGCCCACATGGACAGTGAGAGCCTGTTCAAGGATGGGAAGCTGCTCCCTGCTATTACCATCCTAG GCTGCCGCGTCCGGATCCCCGCCGAGGTGCTCATACTGAACTCGATTGTTCTGCCACACAAGGAGCTGAGCCGCAGCTTCACCAACCAGATCATCCTCTGA
- the GMPPA gene encoding mannose-1-phosphate guanyltransferase alpha isoform X5: MQEILLIGFYQPDEPLTRFLEAAQQEFNLPIRYLQEFAPLGTGGGLYHFRDQILAGGPEAFFVLNADVCSDFPLSTMLDVHRHQPHPFLLLGTTANRTQSLNYGCIVENPQTHEVLHYVEKPSTFVSDIINCGIYLFSPEALKPLRDVFQRNQQDGQLCLPLGEDSSGLWPGAGTIRLEQDVFSALAGQGQIYVHLTDGIWSQIKSAGSALYASRLYLSQYQLTHPERLAKHTPGGPRIRDPEVKSQSLPSLNQMWFGVFAPRSSLLLLGNVYIHPTAKVAPSAVLGPNVSIGEGVTMGEGVRLRESIVLHGATLQEHTCVLHSIVGWGSTIGRWARVEGTPNDPNPNDPRAHMDSESLFKDGKLLPAITILGCRVRIPAEVLILNSIVLPHKELSRSFTNQIIL; the protein is encoded by the exons ATGCAGGAGATTCTGCTCATTGGCTTCTACCAACCTGATGAGCCCCTTACCCGGTTCCTGGAAGCTGCCCAGCAGGAGTTTAATCTTCCGATCAG GTACCTGCAAGAATTTGCCCCCCTGGGCACAGGGGGTGGTCTCTACCATTTCCGGGACCAAATTCTGGCTGGAGGCCCCGAAGCCTTCTTCGTGCTCAACGCTGACGTCTGCTCCGACTTCCCCTTGAGCACTATGTTGGACGTCCACAGACACCAGCCGCACCCTTTCTTGCTCCTTGGCACCACG GCTAACAGGACACAATCCCTCAACTATGGCTGCATCGTAGAGAATCCACAGACGCATGAG gtccTGCACTATGTGGAGAAACCCAGCACTTTTGTCAGTGACATCATCAACTGTGGCATCTACCTCTTTTCCCCGGAAGCCCTGAAGCCCCTTCGGGATGTCTTCCAGCGTAATCAGCAGGATGGGCAACT CTGCCTTCCTCTGGG GGAGGACTCGTCAGGCTTGTGGCCTGGGGCAGGTACCATCCGCCTGGAGCAGGATGTGTTCTCCGCCCTGGCCGGGCAGGGCCAGATCTATGTGCACCTCACTGACGGCATCTGGAGTCAGATCAAGTCTGCAGG CTCAGCCCTCTATGCTTCCCGCCTCTATCTGAGCCAGTACCAGCTCACTCACCCAGAACGCCTGGCCAAGCACACCCCAGGGGGTCCACGGATTCGAG ATCCAGAGGTGAAGTCTCAGTCCCTGCCCTCCCTGAACCAGATGTGGTTTGGGGTATTTGCCCCCAGGTCCTCTCTTCTGCTTCTAGGAAACGTTTACATCCACCCAACAGCTAAGGTGGCCCCGTCTGCTGTG CTGGGCCCCAACGTCTCCATCGGGGAGGGGGTGACCATGGGCGAGGGTGTGCGGCTCCGAGAGAGCATTGTCCTCCATGGAGCCACACTGCAG GAGCACACGTGTGTTCTGCACAGCATCGTGGGCTGGGGGAGCACCATAGGGCGCTGGGCCCGCGTGGAGGGTACCCCCAATGACCCCAATCCCAACGACCCCCGAGCCCACATGGACAGTGAGAGCCTGTTCAAGGATGGGAAGCTGCTCCCTGCTATTACCATCCTAG GCTGCCGCGTCCGGATCCCCGCCGAGGTGCTCATACTGAACTCGATTGTTCTGCCACACAAGGAGCTGAGCCGCAGCTTCACCAACCAGATCATCCTCTGA
- the GMPPA gene encoding mannose-1-phosphate guanyltransferase alpha isoform X2: MLKAVILIGGPQKGTRFRPLSFEVPKPLFPVAGVPMIQHHIEACAQVAGMQEILLIGFYQPDEPLTRFLEAAQQEFNLPIRYLQEFAPLGTGGGLYHFRDQILAGGPEAFFVLNADVCSDFPLSTMLDVHRHQPHPFLLLGTTANRTQSLNYGCIVENPQTHEVLHYVEKPSTFVSDIINCGIYLFSPEALKPLRDVFQRNQQDGQLEDSSGLWPGAGTIRLEQDVFSALAGQGQIYVHLTDGIWSQIKSAGSALYASRLYLSQYQLTHPERLAKHTPGGPRIRDPEVKSQSLPSLNQMWFGVFAPRSSLLLLGNVYIHPTAKVAPSAVLGPNVSIGEGVTMGEGVRLRESIVLHGATLQEHTCVLHSIVGWGSTIGRWARVEGTPNDPNPNDPRAHMDSESLFKDGKLLPAITILGCRVRIPAEVLILNSIVLPHKELSRSFTNQIIL; encoded by the exons ATGCTCAAAGCTGTGATCCTGATTGGAGGCCCTCAAAAGG gGACTCGCTTCAGGCCTTTGTCCTTTGAGGTGCCCAAACCACTCTTTCCTGTGGCGGGGGTCCCTATGATCCAGCACCACATTGAGGCTTGTGCCCAG GTCGCTGGGATGCAGGAGATTCTGCTCATTGGCTTCTACCAACCTGATGAGCCCCTTACCCGGTTCCTGGAAGCTGCCCAGCAGGAGTTTAATCTTCCGATCAG GTACCTGCAAGAATTTGCCCCCCTGGGCACAGGGGGTGGTCTCTACCATTTCCGGGACCAAATTCTGGCTGGAGGCCCCGAAGCCTTCTTCGTGCTCAACGCTGACGTCTGCTCCGACTTCCCCTTGAGCACTATGTTGGACGTCCACAGACACCAGCCGCACCCTTTCTTGCTCCTTGGCACCACG GCTAACAGGACACAATCCCTCAACTATGGCTGCATCGTAGAGAATCCACAGACGCATGAG gtccTGCACTATGTGGAGAAACCCAGCACTTTTGTCAGTGACATCATCAACTGTGGCATCTACCTCTTTTCCCCGGAAGCCCTGAAGCCCCTTCGGGATGTCTTCCAGCGTAATCAGCAGGATGGGCAACT GGAGGACTCGTCAGGCTTGTGGCCTGGGGCAGGTACCATCCGCCTGGAGCAGGATGTGTTCTCCGCCCTGGCCGGGCAGGGCCAGATCTATGTGCACCTCACTGACGGCATCTGGAGTCAGATCAAGTCTGCAGG CTCAGCCCTCTATGCTTCCCGCCTCTATCTGAGCCAGTACCAGCTCACTCACCCAGAACGCCTGGCCAAGCACACCCCAGGGGGTCCACGGATTCGAG ATCCAGAGGTGAAGTCTCAGTCCCTGCCCTCCCTGAACCAGATGTGGTTTGGGGTATTTGCCCCCAGGTCCTCTCTTCTGCTTCTAGGAAACGTTTACATCCACCCAACAGCTAAGGTGGCCCCGTCTGCTGTG CTGGGCCCCAACGTCTCCATCGGGGAGGGGGTGACCATGGGCGAGGGTGTGCGGCTCCGAGAGAGCATTGTCCTCCATGGAGCCACACTGCAG GAGCACACGTGTGTTCTGCACAGCATCGTGGGCTGGGGGAGCACCATAGGGCGCTGGGCCCGCGTGGAGGGTACCCCCAATGACCCCAATCCCAACGACCCCCGAGCCCACATGGACAGTGAGAGCCTGTTCAAGGATGGGAAGCTGCTCCCTGCTATTACCATCCTAG GCTGCCGCGTCCGGATCCCCGCCGAGGTGCTCATACTGAACTCGATTGTTCTGCCACACAAGGAGCTGAGCCGCAGCTTCACCAACCAGATCATCCTCTGA
- the GMPPA gene encoding mannose-1-phosphate guanyltransferase alpha isoform X6 encodes MLKAVILIGGPQKGTRFRPLSFEVPKPLFPVAGVPMIQHHIEACAQVAGMQEILLIGFYQPDEPLTRFLEAAQQEFNLPIRYLQEFAPLGTGGGLYHFRDQILAGGPEAFFVLNADVCSDFPLSTMLDVHRHQPHPFLLLGTTANRTQSLNYGCIVENPQTHEVLHYVEKPSTFVSDIINCGIYLFSPEALKPLRDVFQRNQQDGQLCLPLGEDSSGLWPGAGTIRLEQDVFSALAGQGQIYVHLTDGIWSQIKSAGSALYASRLYLSQYQLTHPERLAKHTPGGPRIRDPEVKSQSLPSLNQMWFGVFAPRSSLLLLGNVYIHPTAKVAPSAVLGPNVSIGEGVTMGEGVRLRESIVLHGATLQAAASGSPPRCSY; translated from the exons ATGCTCAAAGCTGTGATCCTGATTGGAGGCCCTCAAAAGG gGACTCGCTTCAGGCCTTTGTCCTTTGAGGTGCCCAAACCACTCTTTCCTGTGGCGGGGGTCCCTATGATCCAGCACCACATTGAGGCTTGTGCCCAG GTCGCTGGGATGCAGGAGATTCTGCTCATTGGCTTCTACCAACCTGATGAGCCCCTTACCCGGTTCCTGGAAGCTGCCCAGCAGGAGTTTAATCTTCCGATCAG GTACCTGCAAGAATTTGCCCCCCTGGGCACAGGGGGTGGTCTCTACCATTTCCGGGACCAAATTCTGGCTGGAGGCCCCGAAGCCTTCTTCGTGCTCAACGCTGACGTCTGCTCCGACTTCCCCTTGAGCACTATGTTGGACGTCCACAGACACCAGCCGCACCCTTTCTTGCTCCTTGGCACCACG GCTAACAGGACACAATCCCTCAACTATGGCTGCATCGTAGAGAATCCACAGACGCATGAG gtccTGCACTATGTGGAGAAACCCAGCACTTTTGTCAGTGACATCATCAACTGTGGCATCTACCTCTTTTCCCCGGAAGCCCTGAAGCCCCTTCGGGATGTCTTCCAGCGTAATCAGCAGGATGGGCAACT CTGCCTTCCTCTGGG GGAGGACTCGTCAGGCTTGTGGCCTGGGGCAGGTACCATCCGCCTGGAGCAGGATGTGTTCTCCGCCCTGGCCGGGCAGGGCCAGATCTATGTGCACCTCACTGACGGCATCTGGAGTCAGATCAAGTCTGCAGG CTCAGCCCTCTATGCTTCCCGCCTCTATCTGAGCCAGTACCAGCTCACTCACCCAGAACGCCTGGCCAAGCACACCCCAGGGGGTCCACGGATTCGAG ATCCAGAGGTGAAGTCTCAGTCCCTGCCCTCCCTGAACCAGATGTGGTTTGGGGTATTTGCCCCCAGGTCCTCTCTTCTGCTTCTAGGAAACGTTTACATCCACCCAACAGCTAAGGTGGCCCCGTCTGCTGTG CTGGGCCCCAACGTCTCCATCGGGGAGGGGGTGACCATGGGCGAGGGTGTGCGGCTCCGAGAGAGCATTGTCCTCCATGGAGCCACACTGCAG GCTGCCGCGTCCGGATCCCCGCCGAGGTGCTCATACTGA
- the GMPPA gene encoding mannose-1-phosphate guanyltransferase alpha isoform X8, protein MLKAVILIGGPQKGTRFRPLSFEVPKPLFPVAGVPMIQHHIEACAQVAGMQEILLIGFYQPDEPLTRFLEAAQQEFNLPIRYLQEFAPLGTGGGLYHFRDQILAGGPEAFFVLNADVCSDFPLSTMLDVHRHQPHPFLLLGTTANRTQSLNYGCIVENPQTHEVLHYVEKPSTFVSDIINCGIYLFSPEALKPLRDVFQRNQQDGQLCLPLGEDSSGLWPGAGTIRLEQDVFSALAGQGQIYVHLTDGIWSQIKSAGSALYASRLYLSQYQLTHPERLAKHTPGGPRIRDPEVKSQSLPSLNQMWFGVFAPRSSLLLLGNVYIHPTAKVAPSAVAAASGSPPRCSY, encoded by the exons ATGCTCAAAGCTGTGATCCTGATTGGAGGCCCTCAAAAGG gGACTCGCTTCAGGCCTTTGTCCTTTGAGGTGCCCAAACCACTCTTTCCTGTGGCGGGGGTCCCTATGATCCAGCACCACATTGAGGCTTGTGCCCAG GTCGCTGGGATGCAGGAGATTCTGCTCATTGGCTTCTACCAACCTGATGAGCCCCTTACCCGGTTCCTGGAAGCTGCCCAGCAGGAGTTTAATCTTCCGATCAG GTACCTGCAAGAATTTGCCCCCCTGGGCACAGGGGGTGGTCTCTACCATTTCCGGGACCAAATTCTGGCTGGAGGCCCCGAAGCCTTCTTCGTGCTCAACGCTGACGTCTGCTCCGACTTCCCCTTGAGCACTATGTTGGACGTCCACAGACACCAGCCGCACCCTTTCTTGCTCCTTGGCACCACG GCTAACAGGACACAATCCCTCAACTATGGCTGCATCGTAGAGAATCCACAGACGCATGAG gtccTGCACTATGTGGAGAAACCCAGCACTTTTGTCAGTGACATCATCAACTGTGGCATCTACCTCTTTTCCCCGGAAGCCCTGAAGCCCCTTCGGGATGTCTTCCAGCGTAATCAGCAGGATGGGCAACT CTGCCTTCCTCTGGG GGAGGACTCGTCAGGCTTGTGGCCTGGGGCAGGTACCATCCGCCTGGAGCAGGATGTGTTCTCCGCCCTGGCCGGGCAGGGCCAGATCTATGTGCACCTCACTGACGGCATCTGGAGTCAGATCAAGTCTGCAGG CTCAGCCCTCTATGCTTCCCGCCTCTATCTGAGCCAGTACCAGCTCACTCACCCAGAACGCCTGGCCAAGCACACCCCAGGGGGTCCACGGATTCGAG ATCCAGAGGTGAAGTCTCAGTCCCTGCCCTCCCTGAACCAGATGTGGTTTGGGGTATTTGCCCCCAGGTCCTCTCTTCTGCTTCTAGGAAACGTTTACATCCACCCAACAGCTAAGGTGGCCCCGTCTGCTGTG GCTGCCGCGTCCGGATCCCCGCCGAGGTGCTCATACTGA
- the SPEGNB gene encoding SPEG neighbor protein — protein MSKAAPAKKRVAAAPPPGCTLDIKDPQVQRAAIRIQASYRGHRSRKELREKGPPRVLEPLKDVVLIEGSAAKLTCRISAFPDPFIRWSKDGKELRDGPKYRYVFEDPDVVALVVRDGELADLGQYSINVTNPFGQCSDSARILVEVPAKIQKGPSNTKARKGTTVTLTAEIMGEPAPDVGWTKDGEDIDEDDRVFFEIGSTTTTLTIRRATPEDSGKYEVYVENSLGMDQSFARVDVA, from the exons ATGTCCAAAGCAGCTCCTGCCAAAAAACGAGTGGCTGCAGCCCCGCCTCCAGGATGTACCCTGGATATCAAGGACCCCCAGGTCCAGAGGGCGGCCATTCGCATCCAGGCCTCTTACCGGGGCCACAG GTCCCGGAAGGAGCTGCGCGAGAAGGGGCCGCCGCGAGTGCTGGAGCCGCTGAAGGATGTGGTGCTGATTGAGGGCAGCGCGGCTAAGCTGACTTGCCGCATTTCGGCTTTCCCGGACCCATTCATCCGCTGGAGCAAGGACGGCAAGGAGCTGCGCGACGGGCCCAAGTATCGCTACGTCTTCGAGGACCCTGACGTAGTCGCACTGGTGGTGCGCGACGGCGAGCTGGCAGATCTAGGCCAGTACAGCATCAACGTAACCAACCCCTTCGGCCAGTGCTCCGACTCCGCACGCATCCTCGTGGAAG TACCGGCGAAGATTCAGAAGGGACCGAGTAACACTAAGGCGCGCAAAGGCACCACGGTAACGCTGACTGCCGAGATCATGGGCGAGCCTGCGCCCGACGTGGGCTGGACCAAGGACGGGGAAGACATCGATGAGGACGACAg AGTGTTCTTCGAGATCGGCAGTACCACCACGACGCTGACTATCCGCCGGGCCACGCCTGAGGACAGCGGCAAGTACGAGGTGTACGTGGAGAACAGCCTGGGCATGGACCAGAGCTTCGCTCGCGTGGACGTGGCCTGA